GTCTTCTTGTGTTTCCTTGTCATTCTGGTCTTGCTCACGACTGCTCCACTTCGCGTTGACCGCACTAATGGTGAAGGAAATGCCGCCCAATATAAGCAGGGTCAATGCCTTGTAGATGGTCTGCGTACCAGACAGGTCGAACAGCAACGCCTTCAGCGCAACCATGACCAGCACGGTAGACCCGAAGTATCGGAATACACGCTGTTGGCTGTAAGCGCCCCAAAGGAACAGGAGCAAGGCATAGATGCCCCAAGTAATCGATAGAGCCAGTTCATGCAGCAGCGGCATATCGTACGAATGGTATAAGCCATTGACTTGCACCGTAAGCAATCCGCCGACCACCAAGTGACTGAGGAAAGCGGTCAGCCGGGAAAAGAATACTTGCGCGGACGATTGCGTCCGATCAAACTTCACCTTCACGGAAGCATAAAACCCAATGACGGCCAGCAAGATCCAGGCAAAAGCTCCCCAGTTGAAGAACGGTACGTAAACTCCGAACCAATCTACACGAGGCGTATCCCAAGTTACGACGAACCAATATAAGCCGACAACTACCCATATACCAAGTGCAGCCGCCTTGATGCTGTTCATGCGCAATTTCTGGCCGGCGATTAGAACAGCACCAGCGATGACAGACCATAGCATAACGCCGATCAACGGGCGATAGACGGAACCGGTGCCGAGCTGTGAAGCTGCGATCAGGAGCAAGAACAGGCCGCCGGCTAACTTGGTGTGATAGGCAGGACTTGCTTGCTTCGTCAATTTGAAAAGGATCAGCGCATATATGAGATACAGCATGCCCATAGCGGCCAGCGGCACTGAATAAGGAACGAAGCCATCGAGCAAGGCCAGACTCCACAATCCGAACAGCACTGCATTGACGATCCCCGCGTACATGTTCAAGCCCTCAAATTGTTTATTCTTTTTCCATGAAGACCATCCCAATGCAATAAGATAAAACAGATAGGCGGCGACCGCATAACGGAACGGCATGCTCCAAATGCCATCAACAGGCGGTTCAAAGTGAAAGAAGTATACCGTATAGAGCAGCCATGTTCCGCCAAAAGGGAGCAGACGCGCTTCCAGCCAATCTTTGCGAATGCTGACAAAAAAGCTGGCGGTGTTCAGGACGAATAGGTAGAGGAACAACGTAAAGACTTGATCCGTTTCCGGCCTCATCACCAAAGGGGCGAGCAGCGCACCCAATAGTGCGACTTGAAGAAGCAGACGCAGCTGATAGCGGTAAGCAAACAAAGCAACGGCTAGCGTGACAGCCATCATGCACAGAAAAACCGTCATCGAATCCCAAAGCGCATAATAAATGCCGGCGAATGAAAAAGTAATGTACAACAGAGCTGCGCCTGTGCCAGTCAAGCATTCTCCGATGAGGCGGCGAGCCGGATGGTTGGCAAGCTGGTCCGCTTTCAACCGGAAGATGGCTGCTCCGGCAAGCGCGGCTCCTGCGCCAGTCAACAGGCCAATCGCGATCTTCAACGTATCGGTAAGCCACCCTTGATCAACTGAGAATTGAAACAGGTATAGGAAAGCTGCCAATACAAACAAGATGCCCAAAACGGTAGTCCAGTGCTTTTGCACATAGAATTTCATAATAAAACCAACCTCCTGCATGAAAAGTATGCTTTTGGGTCCAAGTGACCGCTTGCTCCTTTCATCATAAGAGATTGGCAAAAAGTTCAAAGTCCAATCTTTATCTAGTACCGAACGTACATTCTCAAGTTTGATCTTCGTTGGATGAGAAGGCGCCAAGCTCCCGAAGACGTTGAGCGGCTTCCTTGCTGCTGGGACTGCCAAGTTTTTTCAGAATGTTGCCGACATGGACCTTGATCGTTCTCAAGGATACGACAAGCTCCTCGGCGATTTGCGGCTGAGAGTAGCCCTGATCGATCATGCGCAACACCTCCAGTTCAGCAGGTGTGACCAGATTGCGGATACGTTCTGTTTCGATTTCGCGTTCCAATTGCTTTAACCGACGGAATTCGCTTCGCATTTTTTCAGCAGCAGCTGCGCTGATCGGAGACTGATTGCGATAAGCGCTGCGGATGGCAGCCGGAATCTGCTCGAATGAATGTTTGACGAGATAATCGATGGCACCTGCCTGGAACGCCTCGAAAACAAGCTCCTTGTCCTCCATCGAAGTGAGCATGATGACCCTCGCGTTTGTACTGTCGACGATTTCGGATGTCAGGACGATGCCGGCTGCTGAATCTGCCAACATAATGTCCATCATGACCACATCAATCGGGGATTGTTGAATAGCGCGCAAAGCCTCCTCGCTCGTCGAGACGGCAGCTGCAACCTCGATATCTGGCTGGCGGTTCAAATAGGCGCGCAAACCTCTGAGCCAATCAGGATCATCCTCGACAATCATAACGCGGATTGTGTCCATGCTTTCCCCTCCTTGCCTAGGTCGGCAGATGACGGTACGATGCTCCAGCGCCGGGCTGGAAACGTCATGGCTGCACGGGTGCCTTCCCCTTCGCGGCTGTACAGCGTCAGGCTGCCATTGTGCTTCTGCATCACCTGATAGCAATAGGCCAGCCCGAGACCAAAGTTCAATCCCCCGCCTTTGGTTGTATAGAAGGGATCGACTGCTTTTTTCAACTGATAGGGAGACATGCCGATTCCTGTATCACTGATCTCCAGCACATGCTTGCGCTTGCCGAGATGAGCGCGAATTGTAAGGGATCCGCCCTGCGGCATGGCCTCCATCGCATTGTTGCAAAGATTCGTGAGCGCTTCAGTCAGGAGGGCCTTGTCCCCGTGCATGACGATAGCCGAATCGCCGTGGACGTCTGTTTGAATTTGCCGCGAGGGCAAGCCAAGACTTTTCAGCACCTCTTCTATCCAACTGCGCAGGGGAAATGGCTCCTCGATGAGCTTCTGGTCCTTGGTTTGACCCTGGACTTTCCGGATCATGGCCAATACGCGATTGGAGGCTTCCTCAATCACGCGCACATCCTCGTACCAATCCGCTAGCCCTTTCTCCTCCGCTTCGCTTTTCATCTTTTCGCTGAAGAGCCGGATCTTGCCGATCTCATTTTTGATAGCATGGTGAAGGATCGTGGTTCCGGACGTAATCGCTCGCAACGTGCTGTCCAATCTTTTTCGTTCAATGTACAGCCGGACGCCCAGAAAGCCAGTCTTGAACATGGCCACCAGAAACAGCAGGAAAGCTAGGCCGATAAACCACGGATTATACCGCCACATCCCATAAACCCCGAATGCGGGTAAGATATAGCCCACGACAGTGGCGAATAGGACAGGGGGCAAGATCGCGAGCTTCGCTAAATAATTCGACGTGCGCATGGCCAGGTTGGGCGAGGGCATGCTGGCGATCAGCCAGGAGCCTGCCAGGATATATGGAAGCGCCCATAGCGCCATCCACATATGCATAACAGGCTTCTGCGGCGTATAGGCTGGCGATAGCGCGAACGTCAACAAGGGCGGAATAAGCAAAAACAAGGCCGCATAATGCCGTTTCATGGAGGGTAAAAAGAAAGGATTGAAGTAAAGCGCGCTGAGAACAAAGGCATAGGGCAAACCATAGTAATTCAGCAGGGAGAAAAATGCCTGCAGAACATCTAGCATCTGGTTGGCGGCAGGCGTATGCAAACTGGCGTCCCAGGCAGGACGAACCGATTCATCCAGGTGGACAGCGACACCCCCGCACCCTCCAAAAAACGTCACCAATGCCAGCCAGCGAATTTGCACCTTACGGAAGTCAGTAAGAAGGAGAAGGAGAGAAGTGCTCCATAACACAATTGTGACAAACAGCATAGAACCATCGACGCTCCTGTCAATAGGATCCTTTCATTATAGCATAGGACGTAATCTTGCAGCGCCATTTCATGCAAACGGAAGTACGTATTTCTTCTATTATATAGTCATGCGTGAAGAACCGTTTTTGGCCCGACAAAACCGATCATGCAATGCAATGAAATAGGTGTTGATTTACAAAGAACTTTTCTGTATAATAGTGAACGTTGGTCTGTGACGTTGCGATGATGTGAGAGGTTGCCGACACACCCGGCCCCTTTGCCATGAGGCGGAAGGGGGGAGAAACCGCGGCGCTGTCGGGAGATTTTCACGGAGTATGTCCGATTACAAAATTGGGCGATAGAAGGAGGGTATAACAATGGCAAAACAAAAAATCCGTATTCGTTTGAAGGCTTACGATCACCGGGTGCTGGACCAGTCCGCAGAGAAGATTGTGGATACGGCGAAGCGTTCCGGTGCGGGTGTGTCCGGTCCGATTCCGCTTCCGACTGAGAAGCAGGTGATCACCATTCTCCGGGCTGTGCACAAGTACAAGGATTCCCGTGAACAATTCGAAATGCGTACACACAAGCGCTTGATCGATATTGTCAATCCGACGCCGCAAACGGTTGATGCGCTGATGCGTCTTGATCTGCCGTCGGGTGTAGACATTGAAATCAAATTATAATAACAGCAACTTAAACTCATTATGATGCATGGAAGGAAAAGAGGTGTCAACATGACAAAAGGTATCTTAGGCCGCAAGCTGGGCATGACGCAAGTGTTCACTCCAGAAGGTCTGGCAATCGCTGTGACGGTAATCGAGGCAGGTCCGAACGTTGTTCTGCAGAAGAAGGACGTAGAGAACGACGGGTATGAAGCGATCCAGGTAGGCTTTGCCGACAAGAGTGAAAAAAGAGCAAACAAGCCTGCTCAAGGTCATGCGAAAAAAGCAAACACGGCTCCTAAGCGCTACGTCCGCGAGCTGCGCGGTGTTACTGTGTCGGAATATGAGGTTGGCCAGGAAATCAAGGCTGACATTTTTGCAGAAGGCGAATTCGTTGACGTGACTGGGACGTCCAAGGGCAAGGGCTTCCAAGGCGTAATCAAGCGCCATGGTCAATCCCGCGGTCCTATGACACACGGTTCCCGCTATCATCGTGGTCCGGGTTCGATGGGCTCCATCGCCGCAAACCGCGTTTTCAAGGGTAAGAAATTGCCAGGACATATGGGTGGAGAGACAATCACATTGCAGAATCTGCAGGTGATCAAGGTAGATGCCGAGCGCAATCTGCTTTTGGTGAAGGGATCGATCCCGGGTCCGAAAAACAGCTTTGTTAAAGTCAAATCGTCGGTGAAGAAATAAGATCACCGTAGAAAGGAGGAGCATTCATGCCGAAAGTAGCTTTATATAACGTAAGTGGAGCACAGGTAGGTGAAGTCGAACTGGCCGATAGCGTGTTCGGAATCGAACCGCATCAGCATGTCCTTCACCAAGCGGTTGTGATGCAGCAAGCATCGCTGCGCGCTGGTACGCACAAAACCAAAGGACGTTCGGAAGTTCGCGGCGGCGGCCGCAAGCCGTGGAAGCAAAAAGGAACTGGACGCGCTCGTCAGGGCAGCATTCGCGCCCCGCAATGGAAAGGCGGCGGCATCGTATTCGGTCCAACTCCAAGAAGCTATGCTTACAAGCTTCCTAAGAAAGTACGCCGTTTGGCGATTAAATCCGCACTGTCCTCTAAAGTTGTAGGCAATGAAATCGTCGTGCTTGATCAATTGACGATGAATCAGCCCAAAACTAAGGAGTTTGCGGCGATTTTGAACAGCCTGAAAGTGGATCGCAAGGCGCTTGTTGTTACGGCTGACTATAATGACAGTGTCGCTTTGTCCGCGAGAAACATTCCAGGTGTGAAATTCGTTCCGGCTGAAGGGATCAATGTGCTGGACGTGATGGTTCACGACAAATTGATCATTACGAAGGATGCCGCCAAAAAAGTTGAGGAGGTCTTCGCGTAATGAAAAACCCTCGTGATATTATCATACGCCCGATTATCACTGAGCAAACGAGCGACATGATGGCTCAGAACCGTTATGTGTTCGAAGTGGATAAGCGAGCGAACAAGACGGAAATCAAACAAGCCATTGAACAAATCTTCAAAGTGAAGGTTGCAAAGGTCAATACGTTGATCGTGCCGGCGAAGCCGAAGCGCTATGGCCGCCACGAAGGATACACTTCCGAATGGAAGAAAGCATTCGTTCAATTGAGCGAAGACAGCAAGCCGCTTGAGTTTTTTGAGACGGTATAACGAAATTCGCGCAAGTTAGGAGGGAAACAAAGTGCCAATCAAAAAGTATAAACCGACATCCCCGGCAAGACGCCAAATGTCCGTATTGTCCTTCTCGGAAATTACGACAGATCAGCCGGAGAAATCTTTGCTTGCGCCGCTTTCCAAGAAAGCAGGACGCAACAACCAAGGCAAAATTACAGTTCGTCACCATGGCGGCGGACATAAACGCAAATACCGCATCATCGATTTCAAACGGAACAAAGATGGCATACCAGGTCGCGTTGCTACGATCGAATATGATCCGAACCGTTCCGCTAATATCGCTCTGATCCACTATGCAGACGGCGAGAAGCGCTACATTATCGCGCCGAAAGGTTTGAAAGTGGACGATGTGATCGAATCCGGCACAGGTGCCGACATTAAAATTGGCAATGCGCTTCCGCTGGAGAACATTCCAGTTGGTACAGTGATTCACAATATCGAGTTGAAGCCTGGCAAGGGCGGACAATTGGTTCGCGCAGCCGGTACGGAAGCTCAGCTTCTTGGTAAAGAAGCAGACAGCAAATATGTTTCCGTTCGTCTTTCCTCTGGTGAGGTTCGCCGCATTCTGAAAGCTTGCCGCGCTACAATCGGTACAGTGGGCAACGAAGACCACGAGCTTGTGAACGTAGGTAAAGCAGGCCGCAATCGTTGGCTTGGCAAGCGTCCGACAGTTCGCGGAAGCGTTATGAACCCGAATGACCATCCGCACGGCGGTGGTGAAGGCCGCGCTCCGATTGGCCGCAAATCGCCGATGTCTCCATGGGGCAAGCCGACGCTTGGTTACAAGACACGGAAGAAAAACAAAGCTTCCAACAAATATATTATTCGCAGCCGCAACAAGTAATATGGCTAAATGCGAATCCATGCATGACCGTTTCTCAAGAAGGGAGGACCAAATATGGGACGCAGTTTGAAAAAAGGGCCGTTTATTGACGACTACCTGCTGAAGAAAGTCGAAGCGCTGAATGAAGCGAACAAGAAGACTGTCATCAAGACATGGTCGCGCCGTTCTACGATTTTCCCGCAATTCATCGGCCACACATTCGCTGTATATGATGGACGCAAGCATGTACCGGTGTATGTGACGGAAGATATGGTTGGCCACAAGCTTGGTGAATTCGCGCCTACCCGTACTTACAAGGGTCATACGGACGAAGATCGCAAGACAGGCAGAAGATAAGACTTGATCGAGATAATCGTTGAGGGGAGGTTTACCCATGCAAGCGAAAGCACAAGCAAGATACATTCGCATTGCTCCTCGGAAAGTGCGTTTGGTGATCGATCTGATCCGCGGCAAGCAAGTTGGCGAAGCCATTTCGATTTTGCGACACACGCCGAAATCCGCATCCCCGGTATTGGAGAAGCTGCTGAATTCGGCAATTGCCAACGCAGAACACAATTATGAGATGGATCCGAACAACTTGGTGATTGCGCAAGCATACGTCAATGAAGGACCGACCATGAAGCGGTTCCGTCCTCGGGCTCAAGGCCGCGCAACTCGAATCAATAAACGCACAAGCCACATCACGCTAGTGGTATCCGAAAAATAAGGAGGGAAGACGAATGGGTCAAAAGGTTAATCCGGTAGGAATGAGAGTCGGGATTATTCGCGATTGGGAATCCAAGTGGTACGCAGAGAAGGACTTCGGCGACCTGCTGATGGAGGACGTAAAGATCCGCGAATACCTGAAGAATAAATTGAAAGACTCCGCAGTTTCTCGCATCGACATCGAGCGCGCTGCAAACCGCGTGAACGTGACTATTCATACAGCGAAGCCTGGCATGGTAATTGGCAAAGGCGGTTCTGAAGTGGAGAACCTTCGCGTGCAATTGTCGAACATGACGAACAAGAAAGTGCACATCAACATTGCAGAAGTGAAAAATGCTGAATTGGACGCTGTGCTTGTGGCAGAGAGCATTGCCCAGCAGCTCGAGCGCCGGATTTCGTTCCGCCGCGCGATGAAGCAAGCGATCCAAAGAACCATGCGCCAAGGCGCAAAAGGAATCAAGACGATGGTAAGCGGACGTCTCGGCGGCGCGGAAATCGCCCGCAGCGAAGGCTACAGCGAAGGTACAGTACCGCTTCATACGCTTCGTGCCGATATTGATTACGGTACAGCGGAAGCGCACACGACATACGGACGCCTTGGCGTAAAAGTATGGATTTACCGTGGAGAGGTCCTTCCCCCTTCGAAGAAAAAGGCAGAATCGGAAGGAGGCAACTAAACCATGTTGATGCCGAAACGCGTGAAACACCGCAAGGAACATCGCGGAACGATGAAAGGCCGCGCCAAAGGCGGCACGGAAGTTGCATTCGGCGAATACGGCCTGCAGGCCCTGGAGCCATCCTGGGTAACGAACCGTCAAATCGAAGCAGCGCGTATCGCCATGACCCGTTACATCAAACGGGGCGGTAAAGTTTGGATTAAAATTTTCCCTTCCAAGCCAATCACGCAAAAGCCTCTTGAGGTGCGGATGGGTTCTGGTAAAGGTAACGTTGAGAAATGGGTAGCTGTTGTGAAGCCGGGCAAGATCATGTTCGAACTTGCCGGGGTTAGCGAAGAGGTTGCGCGCGAAGCGATGCGTCTTGCTTCCCACAAGCTCCCGGTCAAAACGAAATTTGTGAAAAGAGAAGTGGGTGGTGAAGGAAATGAAGGCTAGTGAATTCCGCAACTTGACCACTGCTGAAA
The window above is part of the Xylanibacillus composti genome. Proteins encoded here:
- a CDS encoding DUF2339 domain-containing protein, whose product is MKFYVQKHWTTVLGILFVLAAFLYLFQFSVDQGWLTDTLKIAIGLLTGAGAALAGAAIFRLKADQLANHPARRLIGECLTGTGAALLYITFSFAGIYYALWDSMTVFLCMMAVTLAVALFAYRYQLRLLLQVALLGALLAPLVMRPETDQVFTLFLYLFVLNTASFFVSIRKDWLEARLLPFGGTWLLYTVYFFHFEPPVDGIWSMPFRYAVAAYLFYLIALGWSSWKKNKQFEGLNMYAGIVNAVLFGLWSLALLDGFVPYSVPLAAMGMLYLIYALILFKLTKQASPAYHTKLAGGLFLLLIAASQLGTGSVYRPLIGVMLWSVIAGAVLIAGQKLRMNSIKAAALGIWVVVGLYWFVVTWDTPRVDWFGVYVPFFNWGAFAWILLAVIGFYASVKVKFDRTQSSAQVFFSRLTAFLSHLVVGGLLTVQVNGLYHSYDMPLLHELALSITWGIYALLLFLWGAYSQQRVFRYFGSTVLVMVALKALLFDLSGTQTIYKALTLLILGGISFTISAVNAKWSSREQDQNDKETQEDTPSLDSGES
- a CDS encoding response regulator transcription factor, whose amino-acid sequence is MDTIRVMIVEDDPDWLRGLRAYLNRQPDIEVAAAVSTSEEALRAIQQSPIDVVMMDIMLADSAAGIVLTSEIVDSTNARVIMLTSMEDKELVFEAFQAGAIDYLVKHSFEQIPAAIRSAYRNQSPISAAAAEKMRSEFRRLKQLEREIETERIRNLVTPAELEVLRMIDQGYSQPQIAEELVVSLRTIKVHVGNILKKLGSPSSKEAAQRLRELGAFSSNEDQT
- a CDS encoding sensor histidine kinase — translated: MLFVTIVLWSTSLLLLLTDFRKVQIRWLALVTFFGGCGGVAVHLDESVRPAWDASLHTPAANQMLDVLQAFFSLLNYYGLPYAFVLSALYFNPFFLPSMKRHYAALFLLIPPLLTFALSPAYTPQKPVMHMWMALWALPYILAGSWLIASMPSPNLAMRTSNYLAKLAILPPVLFATVVGYILPAFGVYGMWRYNPWFIGLAFLLFLVAMFKTGFLGVRLYIERKRLDSTLRAITSGTTILHHAIKNEIGKIRLFSEKMKSEAEEKGLADWYEDVRVIEEASNRVLAMIRKVQGQTKDQKLIEEPFPLRSWIEEVLKSLGLPSRQIQTDVHGDSAIVMHGDKALLTEALTNLCNNAMEAMPQGGSLTIRAHLGKRKHVLEISDTGIGMSPYQLKKAVDPFYTTKGGGLNFGLGLAYCYQVMQKHNGSLTLYSREGEGTRAAMTFPARRWSIVPSSADLGKEGKAWTQSAL
- the rpsJ gene encoding 30S ribosomal protein S10, translated to MAKQKIRIRLKAYDHRVLDQSAEKIVDTAKRSGAGVSGPIPLPTEKQVITILRAVHKYKDSREQFEMRTHKRLIDIVNPTPQTVDALMRLDLPSGVDIEIKL
- the rplC gene encoding 50S ribosomal protein L3, with product MTKGILGRKLGMTQVFTPEGLAIAVTVIEAGPNVVLQKKDVENDGYEAIQVGFADKSEKRANKPAQGHAKKANTAPKRYVRELRGVTVSEYEVGQEIKADIFAEGEFVDVTGTSKGKGFQGVIKRHGQSRGPMTHGSRYHRGPGSMGSIAANRVFKGKKLPGHMGGETITLQNLQVIKVDAERNLLLVKGSIPGPKNSFVKVKSSVKK
- the rplD gene encoding 50S ribosomal protein L4, giving the protein MPKVALYNVSGAQVGEVELADSVFGIEPHQHVLHQAVVMQQASLRAGTHKTKGRSEVRGGGRKPWKQKGTGRARQGSIRAPQWKGGGIVFGPTPRSYAYKLPKKVRRLAIKSALSSKVVGNEIVVLDQLTMNQPKTKEFAAILNSLKVDRKALVVTADYNDSVALSARNIPGVKFVPAEGINVLDVMVHDKLIITKDAAKKVEEVFA
- the rplW gene encoding 50S ribosomal protein L23, producing MKNPRDIIIRPIITEQTSDMMAQNRYVFEVDKRANKTEIKQAIEQIFKVKVAKVNTLIVPAKPKRYGRHEGYTSEWKKAFVQLSEDSKPLEFFETV
- the rplB gene encoding 50S ribosomal protein L2, giving the protein MPIKKYKPTSPARRQMSVLSFSEITTDQPEKSLLAPLSKKAGRNNQGKITVRHHGGGHKRKYRIIDFKRNKDGIPGRVATIEYDPNRSANIALIHYADGEKRYIIAPKGLKVDDVIESGTGADIKIGNALPLENIPVGTVIHNIELKPGKGGQLVRAAGTEAQLLGKEADSKYVSVRLSSGEVRRILKACRATIGTVGNEDHELVNVGKAGRNRWLGKRPTVRGSVMNPNDHPHGGGEGRAPIGRKSPMSPWGKPTLGYKTRKKNKASNKYIIRSRNK
- the rpsS gene encoding 30S ribosomal protein S19; the encoded protein is MGRSLKKGPFIDDYLLKKVEALNEANKKTVIKTWSRRSTIFPQFIGHTFAVYDGRKHVPVYVTEDMVGHKLGEFAPTRTYKGHTDEDRKTGRR
- the rplV gene encoding 50S ribosomal protein L22, whose protein sequence is MQAKAQARYIRIAPRKVRLVIDLIRGKQVGEAISILRHTPKSASPVLEKLLNSAIANAEHNYEMDPNNLVIAQAYVNEGPTMKRFRPRAQGRATRINKRTSHITLVVSEK
- the rpsC gene encoding 30S ribosomal protein S3, yielding MGQKVNPVGMRVGIIRDWESKWYAEKDFGDLLMEDVKIREYLKNKLKDSAVSRIDIERAANRVNVTIHTAKPGMVIGKGGSEVENLRVQLSNMTNKKVHINIAEVKNAELDAVLVAESIAQQLERRISFRRAMKQAIQRTMRQGAKGIKTMVSGRLGGAEIARSEGYSEGTVPLHTLRADIDYGTAEAHTTYGRLGVKVWIYRGEVLPPSKKKAESEGGN
- the rplP gene encoding 50S ribosomal protein L16 translates to MLMPKRVKHRKEHRGTMKGRAKGGTEVAFGEYGLQALEPSWVTNRQIEAARIAMTRYIKRGGKVWIKIFPSKPITQKPLEVRMGSGKGNVEKWVAVVKPGKIMFELAGVSEEVAREAMRLASHKLPVKTKFVKREVGGEGNEG